TCGGACCCCAGGCTATAGTATAGTCCGGAAACTCGTGCCGGATTGCATCGATCTGGTCATCGAAGTTCGTCCGCGCCCAACCGATCTCGACTTCCTGCAGGGCAATGACGTCGGCATGCGCGACCTCCGACAGTGCTCTTTGCAGGTCGTAGCGATCGTCTCGGCCGATGCCGTAGTGAATATTATACGTCGCAAGAAGCATGATTCACCCCGCATGTCCGGTCGGCGGGGCGAGATCGCGGTGCCGAACGCCCGGCGATGCGCGCACCAGCGTCGTCGCGGATGCCGATCGTGGGGGCCATCCGATGTCGTGTTCCGGCGGCATCACGGCATCAGGGCCATCTGCGCGCGCTTTCGGAGCTATCCCGTCACGATCGCTGCGGTGAAGCTCCACAATGTCCGCGTGCCGGACGGCACCAGTGGCGCGTGGTGCCCCAAGTAATGACTCATGCCAACGCACGAAACCATGGCGACTGTACGTTGATGTGAGCATGGTTGACTTGTTTCGCGGTCATGTGAATATTTACGAAACTGACCTTCTCTCCTCTCTGTAACAATTCCGTGACAGATGGGGTGGAGTATCGTCGACGAGGTGAGGGGTTGTCTGTTGGCCTCCTCCTTTCCCTCCAGCCACAGCAAGCGAGATGTGCCCATGGTCTATTTCGACCCGTGCGATGAGGCGGCACCGAGCGGACGGCGCCCTCGGTGGAAGGAGATCCAGCTCGAGATGGAAGGGTGGATCGAGGACGGGCGCTTCGAGCCCGGTGCCAGACTGCCGACGGAGGAGGAGCTGGCCCAAGAGTTTTCAGTCCACCGGCATACTGTCAGGCGGGCGTTGGCGGAGCTCCGGCTGAAGGATCTCGTCAGGGCCGAGCAGGGCCGTGGTATATTCGTGACGGAGGCGAATATATCGTACAGAATTGGCCGGCAGACGCGGTTGTCGCACACGGCGAGGATGCAGGGGCGCTCGCTTCAATACCGCCTGGTTTCTGTCGATCCCGTCAACGCCATTCGCTACGGCGCCCCACTCGGCTTGCCGAAAGGCCATCCGCTCATCCGGATCGTCATGATGCGCGTCCTCGACGGCCGGGAAATCGGAATCATGCGGAGCTACTATCCGCTGCCCCGGTTCGAAGGCATTCCGCAATGGATCGCATCGACGGGGTCGGTCGGCATGGCGATGGCCCATTACGGCGTCGATCAGATCAATCGCAAAAAGCTGCAGATCAAAGCGGTCGCCCCCAACGTGCATGAGACGAAGCTCATGAAGTTCGATAGATCAATGCCCATGCTGGAGCTCACGCATCTGGCTACCGATGCCCAGCACGTTCCGATCGAGTTTTCGATATCCAGGTATGACGGCCGATATTTCGACATCATCATGGATTTCTGACAAGCGGCCGTCATGGTGTCATTTGACGGCGCCGCCTGTGAGGCCTTCGACGAACCATCGCTGCGCGGCGAGGAAGGCGACGACGAGCGGCAGGACGACGAGGGTGGATGCGG
This window of the Labrys wisconsinensis genome carries:
- the phnF gene encoding phosphonate metabolism transcriptional regulator PhnF, coding for MVYFDPCDEAAPSGRRPRWKEIQLEMEGWIEDGRFEPGARLPTEEELAQEFSVHRHTVRRALAELRLKDLVRAEQGRGIFVTEANISYRIGRQTRLSHTARMQGRSLQYRLVSVDPVNAIRYGAPLGLPKGHPLIRIVMMRVLDGREIGIMRSYYPLPRFEGIPQWIASTGSVGMAMAHYGVDQINRKKLQIKAVAPNVHETKLMKFDRSMPMLELTHLATDAQHVPIEFSISRYDGRYFDIIMDF